In the Caldilineales bacterium genome, one interval contains:
- a CDS encoding electron transfer flavoprotein subunit alpha/FixB family protein has translation MKTLVFVETDNGMAVGSSWEALGKALSLGGEVEAVVIGQNVAGVAAEAGSRGAVRVYVIDDASRALFDLDLFTADVKAVLAQSGAEAFLVSHTGNGRDLATAVGFDLNAGMIADCLELKAEGGKLVGVRPIYSGNILADVTVDGKPQIATLRPRAAAPAPATGAAAEVVAVAPAAGSARVQVKAVERAETGEVSLTDASIIVSGGRGVAKDPAQGFKLIGDLAAVLGGAVGASRAAVDAGFIPYKHQVGQTGKVVRPDVYIACGISGAVQHLAGMGSSKVIVAINKDSESPMFSVANYGIVGDLFEVVPAITQAAKTKLNK, from the coding sequence ATGAAAACTCTTGTATTCGTTGAAACAGACAACGGCATGGCCGTGGGCAGCAGTTGGGAAGCTCTGGGCAAGGCGCTGAGCCTGGGCGGCGAGGTCGAGGCGGTGGTCATCGGCCAGAATGTGGCCGGGGTGGCGGCCGAGGCAGGGTCGCGCGGGGCCGTCAGGGTCTATGTCATCGACGATGCCAGCCGGGCGCTGTTCGATCTCGACCTCTTTACCGCCGATGTCAAGGCCGTGCTGGCCCAGAGCGGCGCCGAGGCCTTCTTGGTCTCGCATACGGGCAACGGTCGCGACCTGGCGACGGCGGTCGGCTTCGACCTGAACGCCGGGATGATCGCCGACTGTCTGGAACTGAAAGCCGAGGGCGGCAAGCTGGTGGGGGTGCGGCCCATCTATTCGGGCAATATCCTGGCCGATGTGACCGTGGATGGCAAGCCCCAGATCGCCACCCTGCGCCCGCGCGCGGCTGCTCCCGCCCCCGCCACTGGCGCCGCGGCCGAGGTGGTGGCCGTGGCCCCGGCGGCGGGGTCTGCCAGGGTGCAGGTCAAAGCGGTCGAGCGGGCCGAGACCGGCGAAGTCAGCCTGACCGACGCCAGCATCATCGTTTCGGGCGGGCGCGGCGTGGCCAAGGACCCGGCCCAAGGCTTCAAGCTGATCGGCGACCTGGCGGCGGTCTTGGGCGGCGCGGTCGGCGCCTCGCGCGCGGCCGTCGATGCCGGCTTCATCCCCTACAAACACCAGGTCGGCCAGACCGGCAAGGTGGTGCGGCCCGATGTCTATATCGCCTGCGGCATCAGCGGCGCCGTGCAGCACCTGGCCGGGATGGGTTCCAGCAAGGTGATCGTGGCCATCAACAAGGATAGCGAGTCGCCGATGTTCAGCGTGGCCAACTACGGCATCGTCGGCGACCTGTTCGAGGTGGTGCCGGCCATCACCCAGGCGGCCAAGACCAAACTCAACAAGTAG
- a CDS encoding electron transfer flavoprotein subunit beta/FixA family protein, whose translation MRYLICIKQTPDTAELPKVKPEEAASGKLSVQMVVNPWDENALEGGIQMMENYGGEAGAITVGGDDASERLRSALAMGCKDATLVKDETADAWGVAKLLAAAIHKMGNVTYAITGQNTVDGNSGTVPVALGRALGWPVLTGVAKVISASETSITVERAVGQARHTVTAPAPAVLSVIKEIGEPRYPTFINIRKAAKIEIPVWTAADLGASVPAPVVHAGGFRKPPARDAKVVMLNGSPAESAAALIDALLAEKVL comes from the coding sequence ATGCGATACCTGATCTGTATCAAACAGACGCCAGACACCGCCGAACTGCCCAAGGTCAAGCCCGAAGAGGCGGCCAGCGGCAAGCTCAGCGTGCAGATGGTCGTCAATCCCTGGGATGAAAACGCCCTCGAGGGCGGCATCCAGATGATGGAAAACTACGGCGGTGAGGCCGGCGCCATCACCGTGGGCGGCGACGATGCCAGCGAGCGGCTGCGCAGCGCCCTGGCGATGGGCTGCAAAGACGCCACCCTGGTCAAAGACGAAACCGCCGATGCCTGGGGCGTGGCCAAACTCTTGGCCGCGGCCATCCACAAGATGGGCAACGTCACCTATGCCATTACCGGGCAAAACACGGTGGACGGCAATAGCGGCACGGTGCCGGTGGCCCTGGGCCGGGCGCTGGGCTGGCCGGTATTGACCGGTGTGGCCAAAGTGATCTCGGCCAGCGAGACCAGCATCACCGTCGAACGTGCGGTCGGCCAGGCCCGGCACACCGTCACAGCCCCCGCCCCGGCCGTGCTCTCGGTGATCAAAGAGATCGGCGAACCCCGCTACCCCACCTTCATCAACATCCGCAAGGCCGCCAAAATCGAAATCCCGGTCTGGACGGCCGCCGACCTGGGCGCCAGCGTCCCGGCCCCGGTGGTTCACGCCGGCGGTTTCCGCAAGCCGCCCGCCCGCGACGCCAAAGTCGTGATGCTCAACGGCTCCCCCGCCGAATCCGCCGCCGCACTGATCGACGCCCTCTTGGCCGAGAAAGTGCTTTGA